One window of Papaver somniferum cultivar HN1 chromosome 9, ASM357369v1, whole genome shotgun sequence genomic DNA carries:
- the LOC113310966 gene encoding autophagy-related protein 8C-like, translating into MKTCKLITALLHGDFFKWWVSWKQWTLERLLGHVYLVIVEKAERSDKKKYLVPADLTVEQFVYVIRKRIKFSAEKAIFIFVDNFLPPTVSMGYYKRRMNLMC; encoded by the exons ATGAAAACGTGTAAGCTCATTACAGCTTTACTTCATGGAGATTTCTTTAAGTGGTGGGTTTCATGGAAGCAGTGGACTCTAGAACGTCTGTTAGGACACGTTTATTTG GTGATTGTGGAGAAAGCCGAGCGAAGTGATAAGAAAAA GTATCTAGTCCCAGCTGATTTGACTGTTGAGCAATTTGTCTATGTAATCCGAAAGAGGATCAAGTTTAGTGCAGAGAAAGCAATCTTCATCTTCGTGGATAACTTCCTCCCTCCAACAG TCTCGATGGGATATTATAAAAGAAGAATGAACTTGATGTGTTGA